In Legionella sp. PATHC035, a genomic segment contains:
- a CDS encoding CDP-alcohol phosphatidyltransferase family protein, translating to MILKYIPNALTLLRLLLIGPFTFYLYHHEYTIAFYLFIFAGLSDGLDGFLARSFNWQSFFGSFIDPLADKLLIATSFISLALIGVLPWWLVILVFLRDLTISLGVLAWYQFIRRKLDFQPTLLSKINTALQLTLVTSCLFELAYFEFPPYLLNVLILLTTFTTAITYIDYIWTWGRKAWPKKEPS from the coding sequence ATGATATTAAAATACATTCCAAATGCTCTGACTCTATTACGTCTCCTATTGATTGGGCCTTTCACATTTTATCTATACCATCATGAGTACACCATTGCTTTTTATTTATTTATATTCGCTGGATTAAGTGATGGCTTGGATGGCTTTTTAGCCCGAAGTTTTAACTGGCAAAGTTTTTTTGGTTCGTTCATCGATCCGCTCGCTGATAAACTATTAATTGCCACTAGCTTCATCTCTTTAGCCTTAATTGGCGTTTTGCCTTGGTGGTTAGTCATTTTAGTTTTTCTCAGAGATTTGACAATTTCTTTGGGGGTCCTAGCTTGGTATCAATTTATACGCCGCAAACTGGACTTTCAACCTACATTACTCAGTAAGATTAATACAGCATTACAATTAACGCTTGTCACCTCGTGTTTATTTGAATTAGCTTATTTTGAATTTCCTCCCTACCTCCTTAATGTGTTGATTCTGTTAACGACATTTACTACAGCAATTACTTATATTGATTATATCTGGACATGGGGCAGAAAAGCTTGGCCCAAAAAAGAACCATCATAA
- the pepN gene encoding aminopeptidase N → MPDTTVYLKNYQPPFFAIETVNLNFDLYDDHALVTNELKFIRQHEGPLHLYGDELELVSVHMNGQKLEPSAYVLQPDALIIENCPDEFTLEIVTRIYPQNNTQLSGLYRSNHLFCTQCEAEGFRRITYFLDRPDVLTTYTTRISADKKQYPVLLSNGNLIDSGTAADGRHWVIWQDPFKKPSYLFALVAGDLASIRDTFVTSSGRTIDLRIYVEPGNEDKCLHAMESLKKSMRWDEEVYGREYDLDIFMIVAVSDFNMGAMENKGLNIFNSKYILARPDTATDQDFADVEGVVAHEYFHNWTGNRVTCRDWFQLSLKEGLTVFRDQEFSRDMNSRDVNRIMDVRALRSAQFPEDASAMAHPVRPESYQEINNFYTATVYNKGAEVIRMQHTLLGKDGFRRGMDLYFKRHDGQAVTIDDFVAAMEDANHIDLTQFKRWYSQAGTPEVLVSSEYAQGQLTLKMQQHCPPTPECHDKKPFHIPIRFALFDAHGHQLPVDKEILELKEQEQSFTFTDLSEKPVISLLREFSAPIKLKQDLSQDELLFLLRYETDGFAKWDAAQNLILNCLKECLNQPANTWKVPSALISALQHVLLDDSLDADLRAELLTPPGFEDVATQLDRVDVSAVEQVRDFFHQQLGWYLYETAQSLYQQLWQIEDHRMNGLAYGRRKLRNVCLWLMMKAKEAATLERCEQQFIAAQTMTDQIASFSLLVNSTNQGLREQVIEDFYKQWSKNDLVLDKWFAIQAMSELPETLTHVKVLLKHSAFCIKNPNKVRALIGAFCMGNPRNFHALDGSGYRFLTEMLVTLDKINPQIAARLANPFTRWKRYDQSRQELMREQLQQLAKLELSRDLAEVVSKSLLVS, encoded by the coding sequence ATGCCTGACACTACCGTTTATTTAAAAAACTACCAGCCCCCTTTTTTTGCAATTGAGACTGTCAATTTAAATTTTGACCTCTATGATGATCATGCCTTAGTCACTAATGAACTTAAATTCATTCGACAACATGAAGGTCCTTTGCACTTATATGGTGATGAGCTCGAGTTGGTTAGTGTGCATATGAATGGTCAAAAATTGGAGCCATCTGCTTATGTCCTGCAACCTGATGCACTCATTATTGAAAATTGTCCTGATGAGTTTACATTAGAGATAGTTACGCGTATTTACCCACAAAATAACACTCAATTATCCGGACTTTATCGTTCCAATCATTTGTTTTGTACCCAATGTGAGGCCGAGGGTTTTCGCCGCATCACTTATTTTCTTGACCGTCCGGATGTCCTTACGACTTATACAACGCGCATTTCAGCTGATAAAAAACAGTATCCTGTTTTATTATCCAATGGAAATTTGATTGATTCTGGGACAGCTGCGGATGGGCGTCATTGGGTGATTTGGCAAGATCCCTTTAAAAAGCCATCCTATTTGTTCGCTTTAGTTGCAGGTGATTTAGCGAGCATTCGCGATACATTTGTGACCAGCTCCGGGCGAACCATTGATTTGCGTATTTATGTTGAGCCAGGAAATGAAGATAAGTGTCTGCACGCGATGGAATCATTGAAAAAATCCATGCGTTGGGATGAAGAAGTCTATGGGCGTGAATATGACCTCGATATTTTTATGATTGTCGCAGTCAGTGATTTTAATATGGGCGCCATGGAAAACAAAGGATTAAATATTTTTAATTCCAAATACATTCTCGCCCGTCCCGATACCGCAACGGACCAAGATTTCGCTGATGTCGAGGGGGTTGTTGCCCATGAATATTTCCATAATTGGACCGGTAATCGGGTCACCTGCCGCGATTGGTTTCAATTAAGTCTGAAAGAAGGCTTAACTGTTTTTCGCGATCAGGAGTTTTCTCGAGATATGAATTCCCGAGATGTGAACCGAATTATGGATGTTCGGGCGTTACGAAGTGCGCAATTTCCTGAAGATGCGAGTGCTATGGCACATCCTGTTCGTCCAGAGTCTTATCAAGAAATCAATAATTTTTATACCGCAACCGTTTATAATAAAGGTGCCGAAGTGATTCGTATGCAGCATACCTTACTCGGAAAAGACGGTTTTCGACGGGGTATGGATTTGTATTTTAAACGTCACGATGGTCAGGCAGTTACTATTGATGATTTTGTTGCGGCGATGGAAGATGCCAATCACATTGATTTAACTCAGTTTAAACGATGGTATAGTCAAGCAGGAACCCCAGAGGTACTGGTGAGCAGTGAATATGCACAAGGACAGCTTACCCTCAAGATGCAACAACACTGCCCGCCAACCCCTGAATGCCATGATAAAAAACCATTCCATATTCCCATTCGGTTTGCACTATTTGATGCTCATGGTCATCAGCTACCGGTCGATAAAGAGATTTTGGAATTAAAGGAACAAGAACAAAGTTTTACTTTTACGGACTTGAGTGAAAAACCCGTCATTTCATTATTACGAGAATTTTCCGCACCGATTAAATTGAAACAGGATTTGAGTCAGGACGAGTTACTCTTTTTATTACGTTATGAAACGGATGGCTTTGCCAAGTGGGATGCGGCGCAAAATCTGATTCTAAATTGCCTTAAAGAATGCTTGAATCAACCCGCTAACACATGGAAAGTTCCCTCTGCTTTAATTTCAGCCTTGCAGCATGTATTACTCGATGATTCACTGGATGCTGATTTACGGGCAGAATTACTCACTCCCCCGGGTTTTGAGGATGTTGCTACGCAATTAGACCGTGTGGATGTGAGTGCCGTGGAGCAAGTTCGTGATTTTTTCCATCAGCAATTAGGATGGTATTTATACGAAACAGCCCAATCACTCTATCAACAGTTATGGCAAATTGAAGATCATCGCATGAATGGCCTTGCTTATGGGCGCAGAAAATTGCGTAATGTATGCCTATGGCTCATGATGAAAGCTAAAGAAGCGGCTACTTTAGAACGGTGCGAGCAGCAGTTTATCGCTGCACAAACGATGACGGATCAAATCGCCAGTTTTTCTTTATTGGTTAATTCCACGAATCAAGGGTTGCGTGAACAAGTCATTGAAGATTTTTATAAGCAATGGTCTAAAAATGACCTGGTATTAGATAAATGGTTTGCCATTCAAGCGATGAGTGAGCTCCCCGAAACATTAACCCACGTCAAGGTGTTACTCAAACATTCCGCTTTTTGTATCAAGAATCCCAATAAAGTCCGTGCATTGATTGGCGCATTTTGTATGGGAAATCCCCGAAACTTTCATGCGTTAGATGGAAGTGGCTATCGTTTTCTAACTGAAATGTTAGTGACGCTGGATAAAATTAACCCCCAAATTGCTGCCCGTTTAGCCAATCCATTTACGCGCTGGAAACGTTATGACCAATCCAGACAAGAGCTGATGCGAGAGCAACTGCAACAGCTGGCAAAGCTGGAGTTATCACGTGATTTGGCCGAGGTCGTTTCTAAAAGTTTGCTGGTAAGCTAG
- a CDS encoding patatin-like phospholipase family protein, with the protein MSKKALYLAGGGARGAYQAGVLKAIGHILQVKTLPFEMVSGVSVGSMNAAVLAENADDFPTALDKLETIWSEIHCQQVYRASNLALSKSVVRNMSTMMIKQRQAAHLLDTTPLKEMIADGLDFNKIAQNIQNGYLDTLEIISNCYETRQTVSFYEHNRPEFVDWNYPRHGSKRVSFQAEHILASSALPLFFPTVLLDGFHYGDGSVGLAAPLRGSIRFEVDKILIIGTRALPTFVEQENLRNHDDIPFSHIFGNMLNALFLDNLDRDIEMVNRMNEIAMLLSIWKKRRSPWRPITTLHLRPSQDLAPLAQAHFKALPTLLRYLLNFLGEKKHSGDLLSFVLFERDYTRELLELGFQDTINNAKEVIAFFE; encoded by the coding sequence ATGTCTAAAAAAGCCCTTTATTTGGCAGGTGGCGGCGCTCGAGGCGCCTATCAAGCAGGTGTTTTGAAAGCAATTGGTCATATTTTACAAGTAAAAACATTACCTTTTGAAATGGTCAGTGGGGTTAGTGTCGGGAGTATGAATGCGGCGGTACTTGCAGAAAACGCCGATGACTTCCCAACAGCACTTGATAAACTGGAGACCATTTGGAGTGAAATTCATTGCCAGCAAGTATACCGAGCCAGTAATTTGGCATTAAGCAAATCTGTTGTGCGTAATATGAGCACAATGATGATTAAACAACGACAGGCGGCGCATCTGCTGGACACGACGCCACTGAAAGAAATGATTGCTGATGGACTTGATTTCAACAAGATTGCGCAAAATATCCAGAATGGATACCTCGATACTTTAGAAATAATCAGTAACTGTTATGAGACACGTCAAACGGTTTCTTTTTATGAGCACAACCGTCCTGAGTTTGTAGACTGGAATTACCCACGACATGGCAGCAAACGCGTTAGTTTTCAGGCAGAACATATTCTAGCATCCAGTGCCTTGCCTTTATTTTTTCCAACCGTTTTGCTTGATGGCTTTCATTATGGAGATGGAAGTGTGGGCTTGGCTGCCCCTCTTCGTGGCTCCATCCGTTTCGAAGTAGATAAGATTCTAATTATAGGAACTCGAGCATTGCCTACATTTGTTGAACAAGAAAATTTACGCAATCATGACGACATTCCCTTTTCTCATATTTTTGGAAACATGTTAAATGCGCTTTTTTTGGATAACCTTGACCGCGACATTGAAATGGTCAATCGCATGAACGAAATTGCCATGCTGCTGTCGATATGGAAAAAGCGCCGCTCCCCATGGCGTCCCATTACCACTTTGCATTTACGTCCTAGTCAAGACCTGGCTCCTCTAGCGCAAGCACACTTTAAAGCCTTACCGACATTGCTTCGATATCTGCTCAATTTCTTAGGAGAAAAAAAACATTCCGGCGATCTCTTAAGTTTTGTGCTGTTTGAACGAGATTACACTCGAGAATTGCTTGAGCTAGGATTCCAAGATACGATTAATAATGCCAAAGAAGTAATTGCCTTTTTTGAGTAA
- the rlmE gene encoding 23S rRNA (uridine(2552)-2'-O)-methyltransferase RlmE: protein MKRTKSSKRWLQEHFDDVYVKKAQAEGYRSRAVYKLKEVDEKESLLKPGMTVVDLGAAPGGWTQYVSQRLQGRGRIIALDILPMDALPDVDVILGDFREDEVLQKLMDLIPQRSVDLLLSDMAPNMSGSAAIDIPRAMYLVELAFDFAEKMLKPGGSMLIKIFHGVGFDDLVKQARASFEKVVIRKPLASRARSKETYLLAKGYNL, encoded by the coding sequence ATGAAGCGTACTAAAAGCAGTAAACGGTGGTTGCAAGAGCACTTTGATGATGTTTATGTAAAAAAAGCACAAGCAGAGGGCTATCGTAGTCGTGCCGTATACAAGTTAAAAGAAGTTGACGAGAAAGAGTCATTACTTAAACCCGGGATGACTGTAGTTGATCTAGGGGCGGCTCCTGGAGGGTGGACTCAGTATGTATCTCAACGGTTACAAGGGCGCGGCCGCATCATCGCTTTGGATATATTGCCTATGGATGCTTTACCTGATGTCGATGTTATTCTCGGTGATTTTCGAGAAGATGAAGTGTTGCAAAAACTGATGGATCTGATTCCACAGCGCAGTGTTGACTTGTTATTATCAGATATGGCCCCAAATATGAGTGGCTCCGCTGCGATTGATATTCCCCGGGCCATGTATCTGGTGGAACTGGCTTTTGATTTTGCGGAAAAAATGTTAAAGCCTGGTGGGTCCATGCTGATTAAAATCTTTCATGGGGTTGGCTTTGATGATTTAGTAAAACAGGCGAGAGCTTCTTTTGAGAAAGTCGTGATTCGGAAGCCTTTAGCTTCCCGAGCTCGCTCAAAAGAAACCTATTTGCTGGCAAAGGGATACAATTTATAG
- a CDS encoding oligopeptide:H+ symporter translates to MVNILREQPRAFHMIFMLELWERFGFYTVQGILTLFFIRYLGYSDTISYYTFGAYSALVYGMVVIGGYLGDRLLGTKRTIVLGLVVLAAGYFSLAVTDKAHVFFALGLICVGNGLFKANPSNLLAKCYQENDPRLHGGFTLYYMAINLGSMIALFAGPAIASRYGYSYAYLMSAIGLLIGLANYWLQRQFIEHINTEADQRKISVAQWLMILIGIFILTECSAYLLQHVMLAKNLFWFITLAVIAYYLFMTRKESKIVRRRMLVALALMLEAIIFFTLYQQMPTSLNLFAVHNVIPVFLGITIDAQSFQALNPIWIVLMSPVLAYFYDLLNKKGIQFSIPYKFSLGMTMCGVSFLMLFFARYFYTDQGMVSSWWLIISYLFQSLGELLVSALGVAMVAELVPAQIVGFVMGMWFLTSAIAGFIGATVASYTALPEHIKPGVDSLMIYTYVFACIGLVTLIIALLMWLLSPRLSRYIAVKKTDLNQEAQEAQFSVSKCFIVQP, encoded by the coding sequence ATGGTGAATATACTTCGCGAGCAACCTCGTGCATTCCACATGATTTTTATGTTGGAGTTATGGGAGCGGTTTGGGTTTTATACGGTACAAGGGATTTTGACTTTATTTTTTATTCGTTATTTGGGGTACAGCGATACGATTTCTTATTATACGTTCGGCGCTTATTCCGCTTTAGTTTACGGAATGGTGGTTATCGGCGGCTATTTAGGTGATAGGCTGTTGGGTACCAAGCGCACCATCGTTCTCGGTCTTGTTGTCTTGGCTGCAGGTTATTTTTCTTTAGCAGTTACTGATAAAGCCCATGTTTTCTTTGCGTTAGGCCTGATTTGTGTTGGCAATGGTTTATTTAAAGCAAATCCATCGAATTTGCTGGCAAAGTGTTATCAAGAAAATGATCCCCGCTTGCATGGGGGGTTTACCTTGTATTACATGGCAATCAACTTAGGTAGTATGATTGCGTTATTTGCAGGCCCAGCCATAGCGAGTCGCTATGGTTATTCATATGCTTATTTGATGAGTGCAATTGGTTTGTTAATTGGTTTGGCCAATTATTGGCTGCAGCGTCAATTTATTGAGCACATCAATACAGAGGCTGACCAACGGAAAATATCCGTTGCCCAATGGCTGATGATCTTGATTGGGATATTCATTCTTACTGAGTGTTCTGCTTATTTATTACAACATGTGATGCTTGCTAAAAATTTATTTTGGTTTATTACCCTGGCGGTCATTGCTTATTATCTTTTTATGACCCGTAAAGAAAGTAAAATTGTCCGGAGACGCATGCTGGTTGCCTTGGCCTTGATGCTGGAAGCAATCATTTTCTTTACTTTATATCAACAGATGCCAACTTCGTTAAATTTATTTGCAGTACATAATGTAATCCCCGTTTTCTTGGGCATTACAATTGATGCACAGAGTTTTCAGGCATTAAATCCTATCTGGATTGTATTAATGAGTCCTGTTTTGGCCTATTTTTATGATCTTCTCAACAAGAAAGGCATCCAGTTTTCTATTCCTTATAAATTTTCTCTAGGGATGACCATGTGTGGGGTGAGCTTTTTAATGCTCTTTTTTGCTCGTTATTTTTATACAGACCAGGGCATGGTTTCTTCTTGGTGGTTGATCATAAGTTATTTGTTTCAAAGTCTTGGTGAATTACTGGTATCTGCACTGGGTGTCGCGATGGTTGCAGAATTAGTACCCGCACAAATTGTCGGTTTTGTGATGGGGATGTGGTTTTTAACTTCCGCGATTGCAGGGTTTATTGGCGCTACCGTCGCTTCTTATACCGCACTTCCCGAGCACATTAAACCCGGGGTGGACTCATTGATGATTTATACCTATGTGTTTGCTTGCATTGGCCTTGTCACTTTAATCATTGCGTTGCTGATGTGGTTATTATCGCCACGATTGAGTCGCTATATTGCGGTGAAAAAGACAGACTTAAACCAAGAAGCACAAGAAGCACAATTCTCTGTGTCTAAGTGCTTTATAGTACAACCATGA
- the yhbY gene encoding ribosome assembly RNA-binding protein YhbY, translating to MDTALKKALKAQAHHLKPVVLLGAKGLTEAVIAETDVALLSHELIKVKINGAEREDRLIMAGELCQQLHAELVQMIGNTVIMYRKNEEKHK from the coding sequence GTGGATACCGCACTCAAAAAAGCGCTTAAAGCTCAAGCACATCACTTAAAACCTGTCGTACTTCTTGGAGCCAAAGGATTAACTGAAGCAGTTATTGCGGAAACTGATGTTGCATTGCTTTCGCACGAATTAATAAAGGTAAAAATTAACGGCGCTGAAAGAGAAGACCGACTGATTATGGCAGGTGAGCTATGCCAGCAACTGCATGCAGAACTCGTGCAAATGATAGGTAATACCGTGATTATGTACCGTAAAAATGAAGAGAAACATAAGTGA
- the hda gene encoding DnaA regulatory inactivator Hda produces the protein MNKQLALAIKLNDESTLADFNWGSNKLLQQQLHHMLTHREDRLLYLWGNTGSGKTHLLQACCQAVNATQTAIYLPLTLLKEWGPQTIEGVEDQELICIDDIDMIAKDPEWEEALFHLYNKIKDMEKSTLIISGNQSPTTIPIQLADLRSRLSWGLVIQLMELNDEDKINTLKLHALKRGFDLPYSVGQFLLNRCSRNMHDLQNLLNRLDDASLAAQRKITIPFVKDILNI, from the coding sequence ATGAATAAGCAATTAGCACTGGCTATAAAACTAAATGATGAATCAACCCTAGCTGATTTCAATTGGGGTTCGAATAAACTCCTGCAGCAACAATTGCATCACATGCTCACGCATAGAGAAGATCGGTTGCTTTATCTTTGGGGTAATACAGGTAGTGGAAAAACTCACTTATTGCAGGCATGCTGTCAAGCCGTTAACGCCACGCAAACCGCCATCTATCTTCCTTTGACTCTTCTTAAAGAATGGGGACCGCAAACCATAGAAGGTGTGGAAGATCAAGAATTAATCTGTATTGATGATATAGACATGATTGCCAAAGATCCGGAGTGGGAAGAGGCTTTATTTCATTTATACAATAAAATCAAAGATATGGAAAAAAGTACTTTAATCATTTCGGGAAATCAATCACCAACCACAATCCCCATCCAGTTAGCTGACCTACGCTCTAGATTAAGTTGGGGTTTGGTCATCCAGTTAATGGAATTAAACGATGAAGATAAAATTAATACATTAAAACTGCATGCTTTAAAACGAGGATTTGATTTACCCTATAGTGTAGGGCAATTCCTCCTCAATCGATGTTCGCGAAATATGCATGATTTGCAGAATTTACTTAATCGTTTGGATGATGCCTCACTTGCCGCGCAACGAAAAATAACCATTCCTTTTGTAAAAGATATCTTGAATATATAA
- the ftsH gene encoding ATP-dependent zinc metalloprotease FtsH encodes MVKNLFLWLIIAIVLVSVFSNFGPRNSVAEKLSYSQFLKEVDQGMVNSVTIEDDKIIKGMTKNNKRFVTYMPMQDNALLGELLKSKVDVSGQEKQQESFLLHLFINWFPMLLLIGVWVFFMRQMQGGGGRGAMSFGRSRARLLGEDQVKVTFADVAGVDEAKEEVKELVDFLRDPTKFQNLGGRIPRGVLLVGSPGTGKTLLARAVAGEAKVPFFTISGSDFVEMFVGVGASRVRDMFEQAKKHAPCIIFIDEIDAVGRHRGAGLGGGHDEREQTLNQLLVEMDGFEGSEGVIVVAATNRPDVLDPALLRPGRFDRQVVVPLPDIRGREQILRVHLQKVPVDGNVDIMAIARGTPGFSGADLANLVNEAALFAARANKRKVSMIELDKAKDKIMMGAERRSMVMDDNEKKLTAYHEAGHAIVGLSVPEHDPVYKVSIIPRGRALGVTMFLPEQDRYSHSKRRLESQLSSLFGGRIAEELIFGVDSVTTGASNDIMRSTEIARKMVTSWGLSTLGPLTFGEEEEEVFLGRSMNKHKEMSDRTAQQIDDEVRAIIDRNYKRAKEILVSNMDKLHLMAQSLIKYETIDFKQIQEIMSGKEPSPPEDWGSSKPLDGAEVVNNSPEKPSEHEVIVNPAEEH; translated from the coding sequence ATGGTTAAGAATTTATTTTTATGGCTGATTATAGCAATTGTGCTTGTTTCAGTTTTCAGTAATTTCGGCCCTCGAAACTCGGTCGCTGAGAAACTCTCTTACAGCCAGTTTTTGAAAGAAGTCGATCAAGGTATGGTTAATTCAGTCACCATTGAGGATGATAAAATCATCAAAGGGATGACGAAAAATAACAAACGTTTTGTTACCTACATGCCGATGCAAGATAACGCTTTGCTTGGTGAATTATTGAAAAGCAAAGTCGATGTAAGTGGCCAAGAAAAGCAACAAGAAAGCTTCTTACTCCATTTGTTTATCAACTGGTTCCCCATGTTGCTTTTAATTGGGGTATGGGTTTTTTTCATGCGCCAGATGCAAGGCGGGGGTGGTCGAGGGGCAATGTCTTTTGGTCGTTCACGTGCACGCTTGCTTGGTGAGGATCAAGTCAAAGTAACTTTTGCAGATGTTGCTGGAGTCGACGAAGCGAAAGAAGAAGTTAAAGAATTAGTTGATTTTTTACGCGACCCTACCAAATTCCAAAATCTGGGGGGACGTATTCCCCGCGGTGTATTACTAGTTGGTTCTCCTGGAACCGGTAAAACTCTTTTAGCTCGAGCTGTTGCAGGGGAAGCTAAGGTACCCTTCTTCACCATTTCAGGTTCTGATTTTGTTGAAATGTTTGTAGGTGTTGGTGCATCTCGTGTTCGTGATATGTTTGAACAAGCTAAAAAACACGCGCCCTGCATTATTTTCATAGATGAGATCGATGCCGTAGGTCGCCACCGTGGTGCTGGTCTTGGCGGAGGTCATGATGAACGTGAACAAACGCTAAACCAATTGCTCGTTGAAATGGATGGTTTTGAAGGCAGTGAAGGGGTCATTGTTGTTGCAGCAACCAACCGTCCGGATGTTTTGGACCCTGCATTATTACGTCCAGGCCGATTTGATCGCCAAGTTGTAGTTCCTTTACCGGATATTCGCGGCCGAGAACAAATATTAAGAGTGCATTTGCAAAAAGTTCCAGTAGATGGCAATGTGGACATTATGGCAATTGCTCGAGGTACTCCAGGGTTCTCAGGAGCAGATTTAGCAAATCTTGTGAACGAAGCCGCTTTATTTGCCGCGCGGGCTAATAAACGTAAAGTCAGCATGATAGAGCTGGATAAAGCAAAAGATAAAATCATGATGGGGGCTGAACGGCGCTCGATGGTGATGGATGATAATGAGAAAAAGCTGACTGCATACCATGAAGCAGGTCATGCGATTGTGGGATTAAGTGTCCCAGAGCATGATCCTGTTTATAAAGTCTCCATAATTCCACGAGGCCGTGCTCTTGGTGTGACGATGTTCTTACCAGAACAAGATAGATACAGTCACAGTAAACGACGTCTGGAAAGCCAATTATCAAGTTTATTTGGTGGCCGGATTGCAGAAGAACTTATCTTTGGTGTGGATAGCGTGACCACCGGGGCGTCAAATGACATTATGCGTTCCACTGAAATCGCGCGTAAAATGGTCACGAGTTGGGGCTTATCAACTTTGGGGCCGCTTACTTTTGGTGAAGAAGAAGAGGAAGTATTTTTAGGTCGTTCAATGAATAAACATAAGGAAATGTCAGATAGAACGGCGCAACAGATTGATGATGAAGTACGTGCAATTATCGATAGAAATTATAAACGCGCCAAGGAAATTTTGGTTTCGAATATGGATAAGTTGCACTTAATGGCTCAAAGCCTAATTAAATACGAAACTATAGACTTCAAGCAAATACAAGAAATTATGTCCGGTAAGGAGCCTTCTCCTCCAGAAGATTGGGGTTCATCTAAACCTTTAGATGGTGCCGAAGTGGTAAATAACTCGCCAGAAAAGCCATCGGAGCATGAAGTGATTGTAAATCCTGCTGAAGAGCACTGA
- the aroE gene encoding shikimate dehydrogenase: MSQRFAVIGNPIAHSLSPIIHQCFAKQVNIHLTYEKIKADDPAFERLVADFFAQEGKGLNVTLPFKQRAFEMAPQRSLRCKQAGAANTLWMEANQLHADNTDGIGFIRDLNHYITVEGKRILILGAGGAARGIVHPLLENSPEELIVANRSFAKAEEFQRAFPQTKCVAFNEIKGHFDLVINATSASLAGEFIALPDQCMSAKPFCYDLSYKQHGTTAFVEYARALNCEATDGLGMLVEQAAEAFYIWHKIMPETQEVLMFLRTSRPL; encoded by the coding sequence GTGTCTCAACGTTTTGCAGTGATTGGAAATCCTATTGCACACAGTTTATCGCCGATTATTCATCAATGTTTTGCGAAACAAGTGAACATACATCTGACTTACGAAAAGATTAAGGCCGATGACCCAGCCTTTGAACGCTTAGTGGCTGATTTTTTTGCTCAAGAGGGTAAGGGACTTAATGTTACTTTACCTTTCAAACAACGAGCTTTTGAAATGGCACCGCAGCGTAGTCTGCGTTGTAAACAAGCTGGAGCAGCGAATACCTTATGGATGGAAGCCAACCAGTTGCATGCCGACAATACCGATGGTATTGGGTTTATTCGTGATTTGAATCATTATATTACTGTGGAAGGCAAGCGTATCTTGATATTAGGGGCTGGAGGAGCGGCACGCGGGATAGTGCATCCCTTATTGGAAAATAGTCCTGAAGAACTGATTGTAGCCAATCGTAGCTTCGCTAAGGCGGAGGAATTTCAACGAGCTTTTCCACAAACAAAATGTGTAGCCTTTAATGAGATTAAAGGCCACTTTGATTTGGTGATTAACGCAACTTCCGCGAGTTTGGCCGGAGAATTTATCGCTTTACCTGATCAGTGCATGTCAGCCAAACCATTTTGTTATGATTTGTCCTACAAACAACACGGTACAACTGCTTTTGTTGAATACGCTAGAGCACTTAATTGTGAGGCGACAGATGGTTTAGGAATGTTGGTTGAACAAGCTGCAGAGGCTTTTTATATTTGGCATAAGATTATGCCTGAAACTCAAGAGGTGCTGATGTTTTTACGTACATCAAGGCCGCTGTGA